One genomic segment of Oncorhynchus mykiss isolate Arlee chromosome 10, USDA_OmykA_1.1, whole genome shotgun sequence includes these proteins:
- the LOC110533226 gene encoding dynein light chain 2, cytoplasmic → MTDRKAVIKNADMSEDMQQDAVDCATQAMEKYNIEKDIAAYIKKEFDKKYNPTWHCIVGRNFGSYVTHETKHFIYFYLGQVAILLFKSG, encoded by the exons ATGACCGACAGAAAGGCTGTCATAAAGAATGCCGACATGTCAGAGGACATGCAGCAGGATGCTGTGGATTGTGCCACTCAGGCCATGGAGAAATACAACATTGAGAAGGACATCGCTGCTTACATCAAGAAG GAGTTTGACAAGAAGTACAACCCCACGTGGCATTGCATTGTGGGTAGAAACTTTGGCAGCTACGTGACGCATGAAACCAAACACTTCATCTACTTCTACCTGGGCCAGGTGGCCATCCTGCTCTTCAAGTCTGGTTGA